The proteins below come from a single Chrysoperla carnea chromosome 1, inChrCarn1.1, whole genome shotgun sequence genomic window:
- the LOC123290365 gene encoding uncharacterized protein LOC123290365, translated as MLRNLNKINNLYMKNVFCSSIVKRNTSDKGTKDKKSELGYFKSKYKIFKENESDVVLDVNEEHFSYPTTKVLEEVEPIESKHQLKRGVHGVFDIEDLIDVLHEENAQDVFVSKVPTELKYVDYIVAVNGKSNRHMLALAEFVRKVYKLKRNPTDGLPKIEGKHSNEWIALDLGNIALHIFSKNARKQYDIDSLWAVGYEYDAESNKPLDAITEMLENNVEFLRKLETK; from the exons atgttaagaaatttaaataaaattaacaatttgtatatgaaaaatgtattttgttcgAGTATCGTTAAAAGAAATACCAGTGACAAAGGTACTAAAGATAAAAAGTCTGAATTGGgatatttcaaatcaaaatacaaaatattcaagGAAAATGAATCAGATGTAGTTTTGGACGTAAATGAAGAACATTTTAGCTATCCTACTACAAAGGTTTTAGAAGAAGTTGAGCCTATAGAATCGAAACATCAATTAAAAC GTGGTGTTCATGGTGTATTCGATATTGAAGATTTAATAGATGTACTACATGAAGAAAATGCACAAGATGTGTTTGTATCCAAAGTACCAACCGAATTAAAATATGTTGATTACATTGTAGCTGTCAATGGTAAATCAAACCGACATATGCTTGCGCTGGCTGAATTTGTCAGAAAAGTgtataaattgaaaagaaatcCGACTGATGGATTGCCAAAAATCGAAGGAAAACATTCTAATGAATGGATTGCTTTAGATTTAG gtAATATAGCCCtgcatattttttcaaaaaatgcgaGAAAACAATATGATATTGATTCATTATGGGCAGTAGGTTATGAGTACGATGCTGAAAGTAATAAGCCATTAGATGCAATTACAGAGATGTTAGAAAATAATGTagaatttttacgaaaattagaAACTaagtaa